The Bombus fervidus isolate BK054 chromosome 8, iyBomFerv1, whole genome shotgun sequence genome window below encodes:
- the LOC139990363 gene encoding centrosomal protein of 104 kDa isoform X2 → MIVKGEEDRHSSLELNVHGPTVRGWQSSRRCTYPQELILRLHGPTKLTRIQVLAHQYLIPEKLEIWTSREENASVTTEFSYLGYITLSDNASTMYKSRELKSVALPETEAVTLKLRLHKPHSNAHNVYQQVGLIAINILGEPYGQELTGQGDAPYNPHYTSPYDDLAFEMYVDREVAKIIRQMEAKKLQAVEEERFEYASKLKVAMENLRKAGERLGKYELEKKYAIALEDYDKAKAKKAQAQQYRQQVYQSLEVQDLLELHGPLEKNNKSSVEGKESMSIDTCTSNATTVPEDITSPPRLVIPPNRDGAISPTGPVHQPPVSPLHQKPNSPEVTDSPTNGVVERQNNCNKGSLRRKTKSAGPALRSSYEAYEERTIPALRHSHTNEFTRECHMDNTETKVISKLNDREKKQAALPIAVFGMEMVEKFYSKQFTDKEEGLMQLKEELKTFDPEVSKHSANKTARAAILLLHRALRDKVFSVYSLAAQLIRIFFSEFATDRVSSAEIARSVERLLPELLTKSGDTTPRIHNMAVHTILSMADCKCVRELHIIPVHLTRPVSSSTHQRLALSRLEMVEQLILNHGISTDKQSGLTCRTLSELGSSGLHHPAEAVRKVSERILVLVYKVNPRLVRKQLPPDDDITRRNLLYRQLFHEFDLIDLQRKKEAEASHKTTTPTRTKSTENNVANLTKSPSRTSPVVSTGSSTSITSPSENSTEHKGDKMCIFCLSKGQGYSEEGLNIHYWRNCPMLTKCEACKQVVEISYLNLHLLNECDMRSNYVKCDTCKQAIHENSFEEHRKDNKCTKPIEGYDRCPLCSALVNQNKWREHLMGDHPCANNPRNKSGKSCSKSPSNSQNLSGKITTPTSRDY, encoded by the exons ATGATTGTAAAGG GCGAAGAAGATAGACACTCTTCGTTGGAGCTGAACGTTCATGGACCGACGGTAAGAGGATGGCAGAGTTCAAGAAGATGTACATATCCTCAAGAACTCATTCTGCGCCTTCATGGCCCGACGAAGCTTACGAGGATACAAGTCTTGGCTCATCAATATTTAATTC CTGAAAAATTGGAGATTTGGACATCGAGGGAAGAGAATGCATCCGTGACGACAGAGTTCAGTTATTTGGGTTACATCACGTTGTCCGACAATGCCTCGACTATGTACAAAAGTAGAGAGCTGAAAAGCGTTGCTCTCCCAGAAACAGAGGCGGTCACGCTAAAACTAAGACTTCACAAACCGCACAGTAACGCGCACAATGTTTATCAGCAG GTCGGTCTTATCGCTATTAATATTCTCGGTGAACCTTACGGGCAAGAGCTCACTGGTCAAGGAGATGCACCGTATAATCCCCATTACACATCCCCATATGACGATTTGGCGTTCGAAATGTACGTCGATCGCGAAGTAGCCAAGATCATAAGACAGATGGAAGCAAAAAAGTTACAAGCTGTAGAAG AGGAAAGATTCGAGTATGCTTCGAAACTTAAAGTAGCGATGGAGAACCTAAGGAAAGCTGGAGAACGTCTCGGAAAGTATGAACTGGAAAAGAAATATGCGATAGCGTTAGAAGACTACGATAAGGCTAAAGCGAAGAAGGCACAAGCGCAACAATACAGACAGCAAGTCTACCAGAGTTTAGAGGTGCAAGATCTACTAGAGCTTCATGGG CCACTGGAAAAGAATAACAAGTCGTCGGTGGAAGGGAAAGAGTCTATGTCGATAGATACATGTACTTCGAATGCAACTACTGTTCCTGAAGACATTACATCTCCTCCGAGATTAGTGATTCCACCAAATCGCGATGGAGCCATATCGCCGACTGGCCCGGTGCACCAGCCTCCTGTTTCGCCTCTGCATCAGAAACCAAACAGTCCTG AAGTTACGGATAGTCCCACAAACGGTGTGGTAGAGAGACAGAATAACTGCAACAAGGGTTCTCTCAGAAGAAAAACTAAATCGGCGGGGCCCGCACTACGTTCCAGCTACGAAGCTTACGAGGAGAGAACGATTCCTGCTTTAAGACA TTCGCACACAAACGAGTTCACAAGGGAATGCCACATGGACAATACGGAAACGAAAGTGAtatcaaaattaaatgataGAGAAAAGAAGCAAGCTGCCTTACCTATCGCTGTTTTTGGAATGGAAATG gtcgaaaaattttattcaaaacaaTTCACGGATAAAGAGGAGGGCCTGATGCAATTGAAGGAGGAGCTAAAGACCTTTGATCCGGAAGTTTCCAAACATTCCGCGAATAAAACAGCCAGAGCTGCAATCTTGCTGCTGCATAGAGCTCTTAGAGATAAAGTCTTCAGCGTATATAGTCTAGCAGCgcaattaattagaattttcttctCAGAATTTGCAACTGATAG GGTATCCTCTGCGGAAATTGCACGAAGTGTAGAAAGACTACTTCCTGAATTACTGACAAAATCAGGCGATACTACTCCAAGAATTCATAACATGGCAGTACATACAATACTCAGCATGGCAGATTGTAAATGCGTCAGAGAGTTACATATTATTCCTGTGCACTTAACGAGACCCGTTAGTAGCAGCACTCATCAAAGATTAGCCCTTAGCAGGCTAGAAATGGTGGAGCAATTAATTCTCAACCACGGAATATCCACTGACAAACAAAG TGGACTCACTTGTCGGACCTTATCAGAATTGGGTTCCTCGGGATTGCATCATCCAGCAGAAGCGGTTAGGAAAGTTTCCGAGAGAATTTTGGTATTGGTGTACAAGGTAAATCCCAGACTAGTCCGCAAACAATTGCCTCCTGACGATGACATCACTagaagaaatttattgtacCGTCAACTTTTTCATGAATTCGACCTCATTGATCTTCAG aggaaaaaggaagcgGAAGCGAGTCATAAAACAACAACACCCACACGAACGAAATCAACGGAAAATAATGTAGCGAATTTAACGAAATCTCCTTCGAGAACGAGTCCTGTTGTGAGTACCGGAAGCTCAACAAGTATAACATCTCCGTCCGAGAATAGTACAGAACATAAGGGTGACAA gatGTGCATATTTTGCCTCTCCAAGGGACAAGGATATTCTGAAGAGGGCTTAAACATTCATTATTGGAGAAATTGCCCTATGTTAACAAAGTGTGAGGCATGTAAGCAAGTGGTGGAAATTTCATACTTGAACTTGCATTTGTTAA ATGAATGTGATATGAGAAGCAATTACGTAAAATGTGACACATGCAAGCAAGCCATTCATGAAAATTCCTTTGAAGAACATAGAAAAGATAACAAGTGTACAA AACCTATTGAAGGCTATGATCGTTGTCCATTGTGCTCCGCTCTTGTCAATCAAAATAAGTGGAGGGAGCATTTGATGGGTGATCATCCCTGTGCGAATAACCCTCGAAATAAATCAGGAAAAAGCT GTTCAAAATCACCATCAAATTCTCAGAACCTCAGCGGAAAAATAACCACACCAACTAGTAGAGATTACTAG
- the LOC139990363 gene encoding centrosomal protein of 104 kDa isoform X1, which yields MPRKIGFNVVYATSEEDRHSSLELNVHGPTVRGWQSSRRCTYPQELILRLHGPTKLTRIQVLAHQYLIPEKLEIWTSREENASVTTEFSYLGYITLSDNASTMYKSRELKSVALPETEAVTLKLRLHKPHSNAHNVYQQVGLIAINILGEPYGQELTGQGDAPYNPHYTSPYDDLAFEMYVDREVAKIIRQMEAKKLQAVEEERFEYASKLKVAMENLRKAGERLGKYELEKKYAIALEDYDKAKAKKAQAQQYRQQVYQSLEVQDLLELHGPLEKNNKSSVEGKESMSIDTCTSNATTVPEDITSPPRLVIPPNRDGAISPTGPVHQPPVSPLHQKPNSPEVTDSPTNGVVERQNNCNKGSLRRKTKSAGPALRSSYEAYEERTIPALRHSHTNEFTRECHMDNTETKVISKLNDREKKQAALPIAVFGMEMVEKFYSKQFTDKEEGLMQLKEELKTFDPEVSKHSANKTARAAILLLHRALRDKVFSVYSLAAQLIRIFFSEFATDRVSSAEIARSVERLLPELLTKSGDTTPRIHNMAVHTILSMADCKCVRELHIIPVHLTRPVSSSTHQRLALSRLEMVEQLILNHGISTDKQSGLTCRTLSELGSSGLHHPAEAVRKVSERILVLVYKVNPRLVRKQLPPDDDITRRNLLYRQLFHEFDLIDLQRKKEAEASHKTTTPTRTKSTENNVANLTKSPSRTSPVVSTGSSTSITSPSENSTEHKGDKMCIFCLSKGQGYSEEGLNIHYWRNCPMLTKCEACKQVVEISYLNLHLLNECDMRSNYVKCDTCKQAIHENSFEEHRKDNKCTKPIEGYDRCPLCSALVNQNKWREHLMGDHPCANNPRNKSGKSCSKSPSNSQNLSGKITTPTSRDY from the exons GCGAAGAAGATAGACACTCTTCGTTGGAGCTGAACGTTCATGGACCGACGGTAAGAGGATGGCAGAGTTCAAGAAGATGTACATATCCTCAAGAACTCATTCTGCGCCTTCATGGCCCGACGAAGCTTACGAGGATACAAGTCTTGGCTCATCAATATTTAATTC CTGAAAAATTGGAGATTTGGACATCGAGGGAAGAGAATGCATCCGTGACGACAGAGTTCAGTTATTTGGGTTACATCACGTTGTCCGACAATGCCTCGACTATGTACAAAAGTAGAGAGCTGAAAAGCGTTGCTCTCCCAGAAACAGAGGCGGTCACGCTAAAACTAAGACTTCACAAACCGCACAGTAACGCGCACAATGTTTATCAGCAG GTCGGTCTTATCGCTATTAATATTCTCGGTGAACCTTACGGGCAAGAGCTCACTGGTCAAGGAGATGCACCGTATAATCCCCATTACACATCCCCATATGACGATTTGGCGTTCGAAATGTACGTCGATCGCGAAGTAGCCAAGATCATAAGACAGATGGAAGCAAAAAAGTTACAAGCTGTAGAAG AGGAAAGATTCGAGTATGCTTCGAAACTTAAAGTAGCGATGGAGAACCTAAGGAAAGCTGGAGAACGTCTCGGAAAGTATGAACTGGAAAAGAAATATGCGATAGCGTTAGAAGACTACGATAAGGCTAAAGCGAAGAAGGCACAAGCGCAACAATACAGACAGCAAGTCTACCAGAGTTTAGAGGTGCAAGATCTACTAGAGCTTCATGGG CCACTGGAAAAGAATAACAAGTCGTCGGTGGAAGGGAAAGAGTCTATGTCGATAGATACATGTACTTCGAATGCAACTACTGTTCCTGAAGACATTACATCTCCTCCGAGATTAGTGATTCCACCAAATCGCGATGGAGCCATATCGCCGACTGGCCCGGTGCACCAGCCTCCTGTTTCGCCTCTGCATCAGAAACCAAACAGTCCTG AAGTTACGGATAGTCCCACAAACGGTGTGGTAGAGAGACAGAATAACTGCAACAAGGGTTCTCTCAGAAGAAAAACTAAATCGGCGGGGCCCGCACTACGTTCCAGCTACGAAGCTTACGAGGAGAGAACGATTCCTGCTTTAAGACA TTCGCACACAAACGAGTTCACAAGGGAATGCCACATGGACAATACGGAAACGAAAGTGAtatcaaaattaaatgataGAGAAAAGAAGCAAGCTGCCTTACCTATCGCTGTTTTTGGAATGGAAATG gtcgaaaaattttattcaaaacaaTTCACGGATAAAGAGGAGGGCCTGATGCAATTGAAGGAGGAGCTAAAGACCTTTGATCCGGAAGTTTCCAAACATTCCGCGAATAAAACAGCCAGAGCTGCAATCTTGCTGCTGCATAGAGCTCTTAGAGATAAAGTCTTCAGCGTATATAGTCTAGCAGCgcaattaattagaattttcttctCAGAATTTGCAACTGATAG GGTATCCTCTGCGGAAATTGCACGAAGTGTAGAAAGACTACTTCCTGAATTACTGACAAAATCAGGCGATACTACTCCAAGAATTCATAACATGGCAGTACATACAATACTCAGCATGGCAGATTGTAAATGCGTCAGAGAGTTACATATTATTCCTGTGCACTTAACGAGACCCGTTAGTAGCAGCACTCATCAAAGATTAGCCCTTAGCAGGCTAGAAATGGTGGAGCAATTAATTCTCAACCACGGAATATCCACTGACAAACAAAG TGGACTCACTTGTCGGACCTTATCAGAATTGGGTTCCTCGGGATTGCATCATCCAGCAGAAGCGGTTAGGAAAGTTTCCGAGAGAATTTTGGTATTGGTGTACAAGGTAAATCCCAGACTAGTCCGCAAACAATTGCCTCCTGACGATGACATCACTagaagaaatttattgtacCGTCAACTTTTTCATGAATTCGACCTCATTGATCTTCAG aggaaaaaggaagcgGAAGCGAGTCATAAAACAACAACACCCACACGAACGAAATCAACGGAAAATAATGTAGCGAATTTAACGAAATCTCCTTCGAGAACGAGTCCTGTTGTGAGTACCGGAAGCTCAACAAGTATAACATCTCCGTCCGAGAATAGTACAGAACATAAGGGTGACAA gatGTGCATATTTTGCCTCTCCAAGGGACAAGGATATTCTGAAGAGGGCTTAAACATTCATTATTGGAGAAATTGCCCTATGTTAACAAAGTGTGAGGCATGTAAGCAAGTGGTGGAAATTTCATACTTGAACTTGCATTTGTTAA ATGAATGTGATATGAGAAGCAATTACGTAAAATGTGACACATGCAAGCAAGCCATTCATGAAAATTCCTTTGAAGAACATAGAAAAGATAACAAGTGTACAA AACCTATTGAAGGCTATGATCGTTGTCCATTGTGCTCCGCTCTTGTCAATCAAAATAAGTGGAGGGAGCATTTGATGGGTGATCATCCCTGTGCGAATAACCCTCGAAATAAATCAGGAAAAAGCT GTTCAAAATCACCATCAAATTCTCAGAACCTCAGCGGAAAAATAACCACACCAACTAGTAGAGATTACTAG
- the Nsun2 gene encoding tRNA (cytosine(34)-C(5))-methyltransferase Nsun2, with protein MGKGRKHKPKKNFAEKRREKQKKKNEWDTTPHHNYEDIIRENQDFENYYKTQKIVPEEQWDSFINTMRKNLPVAFRITGSKAEAKALIETIKGDFFKDILKAHVEDDSENNTGIKPKDILQCLPFYPDGLAWQLQLTRKDIRKSEAYFRLHNFLIVETDSGSISRQEVVSMVPPLVLDVKSNHKVLDMCAAPGSKTAQLIEMIHSEEGSAFPEGFVIANDLDNNRCYMLVHQAKRLNSPVILITNHDASVLPNFATTKPDGTREHLKFDRILADVPCSGDGTMRKNPDIWCKWSPANGNNLHGIQYRIARRGLELLAVGGRMVYSTCSLNPVENEAVLHRLLVETGDSVQLVDCRNLVPGLVCDPGISHWLPASKDLQYYESWEDVPEQWQTQVRPKMFPPKPEDATKFHFERCMRILPHHQDTGGFFVAVLEKVNHLPWERASHKSDEVIQNTKTEDDDIELSLEQEQKAKNVLGRKVFDDMNKLQEPKRKRRRLASGFKEDPFIFFDDDKEDVWSSIKNFYNISNDLDPRCLLVRCIGKKKKNIYYTTRAVRDVVLSNGDQIKLINTGVKTFVRCDNKNMDCPFRLAHEGIQSIIQYIGDSRKIRLSKDDLVMLLQNNNPNTPPEIAKLNRETQERLQNFATGSCILVYEEEGTEQPLKLQMVGWRGTMSLRAYVHVHDAIHYLRLLRADCSMFEKNKYKENRASQDNSTAVSVDSNNETTNDADGKDINIKKEIKSELSDELKE; from the exons ATGGGAAAAGGGCGGAAACATAAGCCAAAAAAGAATTTCGCAGAAAAACGTCGTGAGAAACAGAAG AAAAAGAATGAGTGGGATACTACTCCACACCATAACTATGAAGACATTATCAGAGAAAATCaggattttgaaaattattacaaaactcAGAAAATTGTTCCTGAAGAACAATGGGATTCTTTTATCAATACCATGAGAAAGAATCTTCCAGTGGCATTTAGAATTACAGGATCAAAAGCAGAAGCTAAAGCATTAATTGAAACTATTAAAGGAGATTTTTTTAAGGATATCTTAAAGGCACATGTCGAAGATGATTCagaaaataatacaggaaTTAAACCTAAGGATATATTACAATGTTTGCCATTTTATCCTGATGGATTAGCTTGGCAGTTGCAATTAACCAGAAAAGATATTCGGAAATCTGAGGCATATTTTagattacataattttttaattgttgaaACAGATAGTGGAAGCATCAGTAGGCAAGAAGTAGTTAGCATGGTACCACCTTTAGTATTAGATGTAAAATCTAATCATAAG gtTCTAGATATGTGTGCAGCACCCGGATCAAAGACAGCTCAACTTATTGAAATGATACATTCTGAAGAAGGAAGTGCATTTCCAg AGGGTTTCGTAATAGCTAATGATCTGGACAATAATCGTTGCTATATGCTTGTACATCAAGCAAAAAGATTAAACAGTCcagttattttaattacaaatcatGATGCCTCAGTGTTGCCTAATTTTGCTACTACCAAGCCAGATGGTACAAGAGAACACCTAAA ATTTGATAGAATACTTGCCGATGTACCATGTAGTGGTGATGGTACAATGAGAAAAAATCCTGATATTTGGTGTAAATGGAGTCCAGCAAATGGCAACAATCTCCATGG aattcaGTATAGAATAGCAAGAAGAGGCTTAGAACTTTTAGCAGTTGGAGGAAGAATGGTATATTCTACTTGTTCATTAAATCCAGTAGAGAATGAAGCTGTACTTCACAGGCTTCTCGTTGAAACTGGAGACTCTGTCCAATTAGTTGATTGTAGAAATTTAGTACCTGGATTAGTGTGTGATCCAG GCATATCACATTGGTTACCAGCATCAAAAGATCTACAATATTATGAATCATGGGAAGATGTACCTGAACAGTGGCAAACACAAGTTCGTCCAAAAATGTTTCCACCAAAACCTGAGGATGCAACTAAATTTCACTTTGAAAGATG TATGAGAATATTACCACACCATCAAGATACAGGAGGATTTTTTGTGGCTGTTTTGGAAAAGGTAAATCACTTACCATGGGAACGTGCATCACACAAGAGCGATGAAGTTATTCAAAATACTAAGACTGAAGATGATGACATTGAATTAAGTTTAGAACAAGAACAGAAAGCAAAAAATGTGCTTGGAAGAAAGGTATTTGACGATATGAACAAATTACAAGAACCCAAAAGAAAACGCAGAAGACTTGCTTCTGGATTTAAGGAAGATCCGTTCATTTTCTTCGACGATGATAAGGAAGATGTGTGGTCATCTATTAA aaacttttataatatatctaaTGACTTGGATCCTCGGTGTTTATTGGTGCGATGTAttggtaaaaaaaagaaaaatatttattacacgaCACGCGCGGTGCGTGACGTTGTATTATCTAATGGagatcaaataaaattaataaatactgGCGTAAAAACGTTTGTACGCTGTGACAATAAAAACATGGATTGTCCATTTAGACTTGCACATGAAGGAATACAAAGTATTATTCAGTATATTGGCGATAGTAGAAAAATTAGGTTATCTAAAGATGACCTGGTAATGTTGTTACAGAACAATAATCCTAATACACCACCAGAAATTGCGAAACTTAATCGAGAAACACAAGAACGATTACAAAATTttg CAACTGGAAGTTGTATATTGGTATATGAAGAAGAAGGGACAGAACAGCCGTTAAAGTTGCAAATGGTAGGATGGCGAGGTACAATGTCTCTGAGAGCATATGTTCATGTACATGATGCGATTCATTATCTACGTTTATTAAGAGCTGATTGTTCGATGTTTG aaaaaaataaatacaaagaaaatcgTGCTTCTCAAGACAATTCTACAGCTGTTTCTGTAGACTCGAATAATGAAACTACTAATGATGCTGATGGGAAAGACATTaacataaagaaagaaattaagtCAGAACTTTCGgacgaattaaaagaataa
- the Fy gene encoding fuzzy planar cell polarity protein-like protein isoform X1 produces the protein MVAHVMCLTSTGGIPLFSRQKGEGDTMTFSKIASLYGIHMFLKSQNIKLLNTNLPDTTIMWKEFEQSITLIVIASGTTKSVLDKFLNAVFGAMILFVGIEELKNTKNIEKLKKDMRLCSPIVDSLLQCLDVGDGICSKTDIINMTECIMCQENNLFQTCLEGYMECLDSIYGCILVHGCLAVATEGWWNLSPIERKLLITAVNTEDTYSTRDIPVFLPYKSPNVAFRLVSITLINQVEVLALCGPNPSLSEIERFAIQCWKNSIDALHNAEQCYPRNLPTSVNLDSETLGFLLANYKVQKFILGKNMQYAKNRVSGSHRLDILRTFYHQAVETYILSSESECDTTGDNWKFVGVKETYLCSEYHKCYAVKHGDHILCILCASTVPTHTVRLVCQKILKTLLIDKQGCW, from the exons atGGTAGCCCACGTTATGTGTTTAACCTCTACTGGAGGAATTCCTTTATTTTCTCGCCAGAAAGGGGAAGGAGATACg ATGACATTTTCTAAAATAGCATCTCTATATGGGATACATATGTTTCTCAAATCACAAAACATTAAACTTTTGAATACAAATTTACCCGATACTACGATAATGTGGAAAGAATTTGAACAAAGTATTACATTAATAGTTATTGCAAGTGGAACTACCAAATCTGTATTGGATAAATTCTTAAATGCAGTTTTTGGTGCAATGATCTTGTTTGTTGGTATtgaggaattaaaaaataccaaaaaCATAGAAAAGCTGAAGAAAGATATGCGTTTGTGCAGTCCAATTGTTGATAGTTTATTGCAATGTCTTGATGTTGGTGATGGAATTTGTTCAAAAACTGATATTATCAATATGACAGAATGTATAATGTGccaagaaaataatttgtttcag ACATGCTTAGAGGGTTATATGGAATGTTTGGATTCTATATATGGATGCATCTTAGTACATGGATGTTTAGCAGTAGCTACAGAAGGATGGTGGAATTTAAGTCccattgaaagaaaattattaataacagcTGTTAATACAGAAGATACCTATAGCACACGAGACATTCCAgtatttttaccttataaaaGTCCAAAT GTAGCTTTTAGATTAGTATCCATTACATTGATCAATCAAGTCGAAGTATTAGCCTTATGTGGACCCAATCCGAGTTTATCAGAGATTGAAAGATTTGCCATACAATGTTGGAAAAATAGTATTGATGCTTTACACAATGCAGAACAGTGTTATCCGCGTAACTTACCTACATCTGTAAATTTGGATTCAGAGACACTTGg GTTTCTGTTAGcaaattataaggtacaaAAGTTTATACTTGGTAAGAATATGCAGTACGCAAAAAATAGAGTCAGTGGTTCACACAGATTGGACATATTAAGAACATTTTATCATCAAGCTGTAGagacatatatattatcttcAGAATCTGAATGTGATACAACAGGTGATAATTGGAAATTTGTTGGTGTAAAAGAAACTTATCTATGTTCAGAGTACCATAAATGTTATGCAGTTAAACACGGAGACCATATACTTTGCATTTTATGTGCCTCCACAGTTCCTACTCATACAGTAAGATTGGTTTgtcaaaaaatattgaaaacatTGCTCATTGATAAACAAGGGTGCTGGTAA
- the Fy gene encoding fuzzy planar cell polarity protein-like protein isoform X2, with amino-acid sequence MFLKSQNIKLLNTNLPDTTIMWKEFEQSITLIVIASGTTKSVLDKFLNAVFGAMILFVGIEELKNTKNIEKLKKDMRLCSPIVDSLLQCLDVGDGICSKTDIINMTECIMCQENNLFQTCLEGYMECLDSIYGCILVHGCLAVATEGWWNLSPIERKLLITAVNTEDTYSTRDIPVFLPYKSPNVAFRLVSITLINQVEVLALCGPNPSLSEIERFAIQCWKNSIDALHNAEQCYPRNLPTSVNLDSETLGFLLANYKVQKFILGKNMQYAKNRVSGSHRLDILRTFYHQAVETYILSSESECDTTGDNWKFVGVKETYLCSEYHKCYAVKHGDHILCILCASTVPTHTVRLVCQKILKTLLIDKQGCW; translated from the exons ATGTTTCTCAAATCACAAAACATTAAACTTTTGAATACAAATTTACCCGATACTACGATAATGTGGAAAGAATTTGAACAAAGTATTACATTAATAGTTATTGCAAGTGGAACTACCAAATCTGTATTGGATAAATTCTTAAATGCAGTTTTTGGTGCAATGATCTTGTTTGTTGGTATtgaggaattaaaaaataccaaaaaCATAGAAAAGCTGAAGAAAGATATGCGTTTGTGCAGTCCAATTGTTGATAGTTTATTGCAATGTCTTGATGTTGGTGATGGAATTTGTTCAAAAACTGATATTATCAATATGACAGAATGTATAATGTGccaagaaaataatttgtttcag ACATGCTTAGAGGGTTATATGGAATGTTTGGATTCTATATATGGATGCATCTTAGTACATGGATGTTTAGCAGTAGCTACAGAAGGATGGTGGAATTTAAGTCccattgaaagaaaattattaataacagcTGTTAATACAGAAGATACCTATAGCACACGAGACATTCCAgtatttttaccttataaaaGTCCAAAT GTAGCTTTTAGATTAGTATCCATTACATTGATCAATCAAGTCGAAGTATTAGCCTTATGTGGACCCAATCCGAGTTTATCAGAGATTGAAAGATTTGCCATACAATGTTGGAAAAATAGTATTGATGCTTTACACAATGCAGAACAGTGTTATCCGCGTAACTTACCTACATCTGTAAATTTGGATTCAGAGACACTTGg GTTTCTGTTAGcaaattataaggtacaaAAGTTTATACTTGGTAAGAATATGCAGTACGCAAAAAATAGAGTCAGTGGTTCACACAGATTGGACATATTAAGAACATTTTATCATCAAGCTGTAGagacatatatattatcttcAGAATCTGAATGTGATACAACAGGTGATAATTGGAAATTTGTTGGTGTAAAAGAAACTTATCTATGTTCAGAGTACCATAAATGTTATGCAGTTAAACACGGAGACCATATACTTTGCATTTTATGTGCCTCCACAGTTCCTACTCATACAGTAAGATTGGTTTgtcaaaaaatattgaaaacatTGCTCATTGATAAACAAGGGTGCTGGTAA